Proteins encoded by one window of Salmonirosea aquatica:
- a CDS encoding cupin-like domain-containing protein, translating to MKLTPIEKRSGLTREEFIENYLKPRRPVVFKDLIKDWPATQKWTFDWFRENHGDLEVPLVDNHIHDPDKYFQNAATMPFGEYLSLIEKGPTDLRIFLFDIFKKIPELNADVQFPTIMDGFVKSYKFMFFGGQNSEVNLHYDMDCSHVFLSQFQTRKKIILFPPSESVKLYQHPFTVMSHVHPLHPDLKRFPAFDKAHGYETILEHGETVFIPSLWWHYIKYIDGGFGLALRANDSVFTLLKGGMNLARHTVVDKGMNSLLGPKWKEWKENKAIERAEAKLA from the coding sequence ATGAAACTAACACCCATAGAAAAACGCTCGGGCCTGACCCGCGAAGAATTCATCGAAAACTACCTCAAGCCCCGCCGTCCGGTGGTTTTCAAGGACCTGATCAAAGACTGGCCCGCTACCCAGAAATGGACGTTCGATTGGTTCCGGGAAAACCACGGCGACCTGGAGGTACCCCTGGTCGACAACCACATTCACGACCCGGACAAGTACTTTCAGAATGCGGCCACCATGCCGTTCGGAGAGTACCTGTCGCTGATTGAAAAAGGGCCGACGGACCTGCGGATTTTCCTGTTCGATATTTTCAAGAAAATCCCCGAACTGAACGCCGACGTGCAGTTCCCGACCATCATGGACGGCTTTGTCAAAAGCTACAAGTTCATGTTTTTTGGCGGACAGAATTCCGAAGTGAACCTGCACTACGACATGGATTGCTCGCACGTGTTCTTGTCGCAGTTCCAGACCCGCAAGAAAATCATCCTTTTCCCCCCCTCGGAAAGCGTAAAACTGTACCAGCATCCGTTTACGGTGATGAGTCACGTGCACCCGCTGCACCCCGACCTGAAGCGCTTCCCGGCTTTCGACAAAGCCCACGGCTACGAAACGATTCTGGAACACGGCGAAACGGTATTCATTCCCTCGCTGTGGTGGCACTACATCAAGTACATCGACGGGGGCTTCGGCCTGGCCCTACGCGCCAACGACTCGGTGTTCACGCTGCTCAAAGGCGGCATGAATCTGGCCCGTCATACCGTGGTAGACAAAGGCATGAACTCGCTGCTCGGCCCGAAATGGAAGGAGTGGAAGGAAAACAAAGCCATTGAACGCGCCGAAGCAAAATTGGCGTAG
- a CDS encoding erythromycin esterase family protein — MQKPRLDYLKYVLFIVSAITPILGYGQPKLKQYVQQETKDIPSLITDNSDDLLPIRQAVGDSRVVMLGEQSHGDGTTFLAKTKLIKYLHEQMGFNVLAFESDFFALTEGWKHTSHDSATVSRFFKENLYPVWSYSEECSLLLYNYIPDSYRSTHPLIIAGFDNQMHGRFTTDSLKKSLDEFLSTNHSEYYESDDYKSLFLPFIDTLLPSNYKTTLYLDSLVNTDFIKQLEKFQTAVEGIEKELPNSQKREAPYLALENLKEFAIEICNQGKSASHNTREARMAKNLKWLVEERYPNEKIIVWAANLHIMKNGETSFKNPHLGIASMGHYFSTDSALHQQTYMLGFTSNYGQSQTAPKASLNQPLFLIKKSRRNDFENWIDQELDYAFIDFQAFKKKYPDYADYFKLKARGHSAIEARWTEVFDGIFYIKEMQPSHFLKSKRP, encoded by the coding sequence ATGCAAAAGCCTAGACTCGATTATCTAAAATACGTTCTATTCATAGTCTCAGCCATCACTCCTATTCTGGGATACGGACAGCCTAAGTTAAAACAATATGTACAACAAGAGACTAAAGATATCCCCTCCCTGATCACTGATAATTCAGACGACCTACTTCCAATCCGGCAGGCAGTGGGAGATTCCAGAGTAGTAATGCTGGGAGAGCAGTCGCATGGGGATGGAACCACCTTTCTGGCCAAAACCAAACTAATAAAATATCTCCACGAGCAAATGGGATTTAACGTTCTCGCTTTTGAAAGTGATTTCTTCGCTCTGACCGAAGGCTGGAAACACACAAGCCATGATTCAGCCACTGTTTCCCGGTTTTTTAAAGAGAATTTATACCCTGTCTGGTCATATAGTGAAGAATGCAGCCTTTTACTTTATAACTATATACCTGATTCCTACCGATCGACTCATCCTCTAATCATTGCGGGTTTCGACAATCAAATGCATGGTCGATTCACTACTGATTCGTTGAAAAAATCGCTCGACGAATTTTTATCAACAAACCATAGCGAATACTATGAATCAGACGATTACAAATCACTTTTTCTTCCTTTTATTGATACACTGCTGCCATCAAATTATAAGACTACTCTTTATTTGGATAGCCTGGTGAATACCGATTTCATCAAACAACTTGAAAAATTTCAAACTGCGGTCGAGGGAATAGAGAAAGAACTACCAAACAGCCAAAAAAGAGAAGCCCCCTACCTGGCCCTGGAAAACCTGAAAGAGTTTGCCATTGAGATCTGCAACCAGGGAAAATCGGCTTCTCACAACACAAGGGAAGCCAGAATGGCAAAAAACCTAAAATGGCTGGTTGAGGAAAGGTACCCTAATGAAAAAATTATTGTGTGGGCGGCAAATCTTCATATTATGAAAAATGGGGAAACGTCCTTCAAAAATCCTCACCTTGGCATTGCCTCGATGGGGCATTATTTCTCGACGGATAGTGCTCTACACCAACAAACCTACATGCTGGGATTCACCTCCAATTATGGCCAATCACAGACAGCCCCGAAAGCCTCCCTAAACCAGCCCTTATTTCTTATTAAAAAAAGCAGAAGAAACGATTTTGAAAACTGGATAGATCAAGAACTGGATTACGCCTTCATTGATTTTCAGGCTTTCAAAAAGAAGTACCCTGACTATGCCGACTACTTCAAACTAAAAGCAAGAGGACACAGTGCGATTGAAGCCCGCTGGACCGAGGTCTTTGACGGGATATTTTATATCAAAGAAATGCAGCCAAGTCATTTTTTGAAGAGTAAGAGACCGTAA
- a CDS encoding ADP-ribosylglycohydrolase family protein: MITQTALLCHQFDFEKSMAFIINYGRDNDTVGAVAGAILGAYWGADRLPQAQSKLVREVCKNQLGIDLEKLAQQMTDKVY, from the coding sequence TTGATTACGCAGACGGCCCTGCTCTGCCATCAGTTTGATTTTGAAAAGAGTATGGCTTTCATCATCAATTACGGCCGCGACAACGATACCGTAGGTGCCGTGGCGGGTGCGATCCTGGGCGCCTATTGGGGAGCCGATCGCCTACCCCAAGCCCAATCCAAACTTGTGCGGGAAGTATGCAAAAATCAGCTGGGAATTGATCTGGAAAAACTGGCGCAGCAGATGACGGACAAGGTGTATTGA
- a CDS encoding ADP-ribosylglycohydrolase family protein, producing MRFFCMNSRTVGFGKLLVLAWLVSTSAALAQVSTRLSKQEYYNKILGLLVGSAIGDAMGAPTEMWQRRDIEVEYGRVHKLDSMVRAPSPEGTWKYNLPAGGTTDDTRWKKLTVDYVLTQKLPQLNSKAFADHMIGRYKDDIKNLKNTEGFDPEPYEEAIMRMAWLQEWAKVAEPFRNNDLKAYADALSKFYGGEMVCAGLLYAPVVGAAVPGNPLQAYEQGYALSFFDIGYARDLTALAAAMTSAAFEPRATPKA from the coding sequence ATGAGATTTTTTTGCATGAACAGCCGGACTGTCGGTTTTGGAAAGCTACTGGTTCTGGCTTGGTTGGTGAGTACATCGGCTGCGCTGGCGCAGGTTTCGACCCGATTGTCCAAACAGGAATACTACAACAAAATACTGGGCTTACTGGTTGGCTCGGCCATCGGCGATGCAATGGGCGCGCCGACCGAAATGTGGCAGCGTCGGGATATCGAGGTGGAATACGGCCGGGTTCACAAGCTGGACTCGATGGTGCGTGCCCCGTCGCCCGAGGGTACCTGGAAGTACAATCTGCCCGCCGGCGGTACCACCGACGATACCCGCTGGAAAAAACTGACGGTTGACTACGTACTGACGCAAAAGCTACCCCAACTCAATTCCAAAGCTTTCGCTGACCACATGATCGGGCGTTATAAAGACGACATCAAAAACCTGAAAAACACCGAAGGATTTGACCCCGAACCTTACGAGGAGGCGATCATGCGGATGGCGTGGCTGCAGGAATGGGCCAAAGTAGCGGAGCCTTTCCGGAACAACGATCTTAAAGCCTACGCCGATGCGCTCAGTAAATTCTACGGCGGTGAAATGGTGTGCGCGGGCCTGCTGTACGCGCCGGTAGTGGGGGCGGCCGTACCCGGCAATCCGCTGCAGGCTTACGAACAGGGCTATGCGCTTTCTTTCTTCGATATCGGTTACGCCCGTGACCTCACGGCTCTGGCGGCCGCCATGACCTCCGCCGCTTTCGAGCCGCGCGCTACCCCCAAAGCGTGA
- a CDS encoding phosphotransferase, with protein sequence MIDKQQRFEELHPDVFFLTSEQPTQLADFLRQCGWIVADEAVQRIEKPGEGNMNYVLRVGTDRQSFIVKQSRPWVEKYPQLDAPIERIIVEAQFYDALSEVAGLQSYIPALKGFKAQHFMMAVEDLGEASDFTNNYKKSEQITPAELADLIQFISGLHQVSIGQLQVPFPDNQALKTLNAEHIFNYPYLEDNGFDLDTVQPGLQTLATTYKKDETLKKKIQKLGEVYLGEGGTLLHGDYYPGSWLRTAKGTRIIDPEFAYVGCAEFDLGVLVAHLRMAQTDDAVIRAGLEAYDLTTRTFDHALFAGFCGAEILRRIIGLAQLPLDLTLEEKEHLLLWAAASVLNPETNPYLTGLPEKDSVPSIDKKE encoded by the coding sequence ATGATTGACAAACAACAGCGCTTTGAAGAATTACATCCCGATGTATTCTTTCTTACTTCGGAACAACCCACTCAATTGGCTGATTTTCTGCGGCAGTGCGGCTGGATTGTTGCCGATGAAGCCGTGCAGCGTATCGAAAAACCGGGTGAGGGCAATATGAATTACGTACTTCGGGTAGGTACCGACCGCCAATCTTTCATCGTGAAGCAGTCGCGGCCCTGGGTGGAAAAGTACCCCCAGCTCGACGCGCCCATTGAGCGGATTATCGTAGAGGCCCAGTTTTATGATGCTTTGTCGGAAGTGGCAGGATTACAATCTTACATTCCGGCGCTGAAAGGCTTTAAGGCGCAGCACTTCATGATGGCGGTGGAGGACTTGGGCGAAGCTTCGGACTTTACGAATAATTATAAGAAATCGGAGCAGATCACTCCGGCCGAACTGGCCGACCTGATACAATTTATTTCGGGGTTGCATCAGGTATCGATCGGGCAGCTGCAAGTCCCCTTCCCCGACAACCAGGCCTTGAAAACCCTGAACGCGGAGCATATTTTCAACTACCCCTACCTGGAAGATAATGGCTTCGACCTCGATACGGTACAACCGGGCTTGCAAACCCTGGCCACCACGTATAAGAAAGATGAAACACTGAAAAAGAAGATCCAAAAATTGGGTGAGGTATATTTGGGCGAAGGGGGTACCCTACTTCATGGCGATTATTATCCCGGTAGCTGGCTGAGAACGGCGAAGGGTACCCGGATCATCGATCCGGAATTCGCCTACGTGGGCTGTGCGGAATTTGATCTGGGGGTGCTGGTGGCGCATCTCAGAATGGCCCAAACCGACGATGCGGTCATCCGTGCCGGTTTGGAGGCCTATGACCTTACGACCCGTACCTTCGACCATGCCCTGTTTGCCGGGTTCTGCGGGGCCGAGATTCTGCGGCGCATCATCGGCCTGGCCCAGCTGCCGCTGGATCTGACCCTGGAAGAGAAAGAGCATCTGCTGCTGTGGGCGGCCGCGTCGGTACTGAATCCCGAAACCAATCCCTACCTTACTGGCTTGCCGGAAAAAGATTCGGTACCTTCAATCGATAAGAAAGAATGA
- the porQ gene encoding type IX secretion system protein PorQ, with translation MLVWDRLVFSLYFYFSTNRQITGNLRNQYFYATTYRTGVPREPTFVPTAFAQHWIRAGRPAHRRESGSYFPTAPPTARLTALGARHVTLSGADATLFMQNPALLDTAKVDQLSMTYMPYLADTRFVSMAFAHEFGEMRGVWAGGIQYFNYGTMVETDDLGNPVGEFRAADYSLSVGYGNTIQNITIGGALKLVGSSLASYQLWGLALDWGAVFRHPTRDLTAGFVVKNLGFLKQNYAGGEVPPLPFDLRIGVTFKPEYAPLRLSLTAHHLNSFDMVYNDPALFYDFDANGNRIPRKTNLPEKFLRHLTLGTEILIHPTFRLMLGYDHLLRQELRLQDMGGFSGFSFGAWLRIKRFELAYGRAQYHAGMAANTFSFNLNLKK, from the coding sequence GTGTTGGTTTGGGATAGGTTGGTTTTTTCATTGTACTTTTACTTTTCAACCAACCGGCAAATAACGGGCAATTTACGGAATCAATACTTTTATGCAACAACGTACCGGACGGGGGTACCTAGGGAGCCAACCTTTGTTCCTACTGCTTTTGCTCAGCATTGGATCAGGGCTGGCCGCCCAGCCCACAGGCGGGAGAGCGGGTCTTACTTTCCTACAGCTCCCCCCACTGCACGCCTCACGGCGCTGGGGGCGCGCCATGTTACGCTGTCGGGCGCCGATGCTACTTTATTCATGCAAAATCCGGCTCTGCTGGATACGGCCAAAGTTGACCAACTCTCGATGACATATATGCCCTACCTGGCTGACACCCGCTTTGTGAGCATGGCCTTTGCCCACGAATTCGGGGAAATGCGGGGTGTATGGGCGGGTGGTATTCAGTATTTCAACTACGGTACGATGGTAGAAACGGATGATCTGGGCAATCCGGTGGGCGAATTCCGGGCGGCCGACTACTCACTGTCGGTAGGCTATGGCAACACGATTCAGAACATTACCATCGGCGGCGCGCTAAAACTAGTGGGCTCCTCGCTGGCCAGTTACCAACTATGGGGGCTGGCGCTGGATTGGGGGGCCGTGTTCAGGCATCCTACCCGTGACCTGACTGCCGGTTTTGTAGTGAAAAACCTGGGGTTCCTGAAACAAAACTACGCCGGCGGCGAGGTACCTCCCCTGCCCTTCGACCTGCGGATAGGCGTTACTTTCAAGCCTGAGTATGCACCTCTGCGCCTTTCACTCACCGCCCACCACCTCAACTCCTTCGACATGGTATATAATGATCCGGCTCTATTTTATGATTTCGATGCGAATGGCAATCGTATTCCACGCAAAACCAACCTACCCGAAAAATTCCTGCGGCACCTCACGCTGGGTACCGAAATCCTGATTCATCCTACCTTTCGGCTTATGCTGGGCTACGACCACCTGCTCCGGCAGGAGTTGCGCCTACAGGATATGGGCGGTTTTTCGGGCTTTTCATTTGGTGCCTGGCTACGGATCAAACGGTTTGAACTCGCTTACGGACGCGCCCAGTACCATGCAGGAATGGCTGCCAATACCTTCAGTTTTAATCTAAATCTGAAAAAATGA
- the hslU gene encoding ATP-dependent protease ATPase subunit HslU, translating into MTEHLDRLTPRQIVAELDQYIIGQHDAKRHVAIALRNRWRRMNSPEEIQGEIIPNNILMIGATGVGKTEIARRLAKIADAPFVKVEASKFTEVGYVGRDVESMVRDLVEQAVGMVKAQKKEEVKIRAEQMVEDAILDILIPPMHASSTAGVGFGNDNGNGSSTSESMPDSDQELNQRTRERFREKIRNGELDSRKIEIEIQQSSGPNVGMIGGAIDDVSMMNIQEMIGNMMPRRGKKRKVTVEEAKKLLLEEEASKLIDMDEVKSEAIQKAENLGIIFIDEIDKVASSRSGGSGGPDVSREGVQRDLLPIVEGSAVNTKHGIINTDHILFIAAGAFHVAKPSDLIPELQGRFPIRVELQSLTQDDFYQILKEPKNALTKQYEAMMQSEQVELRFQEEAIREIAKIAFEVNSEVENIGARRLQTVMSSLLNDFMFDIPDVIGPNAHVVVTKEMVDEKLSKLVQNRDLSQFIL; encoded by the coding sequence ATGACTGAACACTTAGATCGACTTACCCCCCGGCAAATTGTAGCCGAATTGGACCAATATATTATCGGCCAGCACGATGCCAAGCGCCACGTGGCCATTGCCCTGCGCAACCGCTGGCGTCGCATGAATAGCCCCGAAGAAATCCAGGGCGAAATTATCCCTAACAATATTCTCATGATTGGCGCGACGGGCGTAGGGAAAACCGAAATCGCCCGCCGTCTGGCCAAAATTGCCGACGCTCCCTTTGTCAAAGTTGAAGCTTCCAAATTTACCGAAGTAGGCTACGTGGGTCGCGACGTGGAAAGCATGGTGCGCGACCTGGTGGAGCAGGCAGTGGGCATGGTGAAAGCTCAGAAAAAAGAAGAAGTGAAAATCAGGGCCGAGCAGATGGTCGAGGATGCGATCCTGGATATTCTTATTCCGCCCATGCACGCCTCTTCGACCGCCGGAGTCGGCTTTGGAAATGATAACGGTAATGGTAGCTCTACCTCCGAATCCATGCCCGACAGCGATCAGGAACTGAATCAGCGTACCCGGGAGCGTTTCCGGGAGAAAATCCGCAACGGTGAACTCGACAGCCGGAAAATTGAAATCGAAATCCAGCAGAGTTCTGGCCCCAACGTGGGCATGATTGGCGGTGCGATTGACGATGTTTCGATGATGAACATTCAGGAAATGATCGGCAATATGATGCCCCGGCGTGGCAAAAAGCGGAAGGTTACCGTGGAAGAGGCCAAGAAATTATTGTTGGAAGAAGAGGCCTCCAAGCTCATCGATATGGACGAGGTGAAGTCCGAAGCCATTCAGAAAGCAGAAAACCTGGGCATTATCTTCATCGACGAAATTGACAAGGTGGCCTCCAGCCGTTCGGGTGGTAGCGGCGGTCCTGATGTCAGCCGTGAAGGCGTGCAACGTGACCTGCTCCCTATTGTGGAAGGCAGTGCAGTCAACACCAAGCACGGTATTATCAATACCGACCACATTCTGTTCATTGCGGCTGGAGCCTTCCACGTGGCCAAACCCTCCGATTTGATTCCGGAATTGCAGGGACGCTTCCCAATCCGGGTGGAACTACAGAGCCTGACGCAGGATGATTTTTACCAGATCCTGAAAGAACCCAAAAATGCCCTGACCAAGCAGTACGAAGCGATGATGCAGTCGGAACAGGTAGAATTGCGGTTTCAGGAGGAAGCAATCCGGGAAATTGCCAAAATTGCTTTCGAAGTGAACAGTGAAGTAGAGAACATCGGAGCCCGTCGTCTGCAAACGGTCATGAGTTCACTCCTCAACGATTTCATGTTCGATATCCCGGATGTGATCGGACCGAACGCCCACGTGGTAGTCACGAAGGAAATGGTGGATGAAAAGCTTTCCAAGCTAGTCCAGAACCGCGACCTCAGCCAGTTTATTTTATAA
- a CDS encoding alpha/beta hydrolase produces MEIAVQSPTRTLKLELITPILDDRPVYVSGNFCNWSPDLDELKMECLAPGHYQFVFPKDLELPDEIEYKYTRGGWDQVELDSNGNAPLNRFAPLDRKRIKDFVPHWRRNGVSLDSALFPIVELLAEAYDVPELKVKRKIQVLLPHNYHEHPDRRYPVLYLTDAQNLFGAGSAYGNWGIDRKLAVLAARDRADVIIVAIDHGDKERINEFSPYDTPRNGKGKGREFLRFIINTLKPAIDAKYRTKPHRLHTGIGGSSLGGLLATYAGLMHPDVFGRLMIFSPSLWISPRIHFDAIHFFEPFETRIYLYGGNREGANMVKNLKSLHETIEKQGYGYDRVKVKLEVDPQGKHNEARWGEEFPKALEWLYY; encoded by the coding sequence ATGGAAATAGCTGTACAATCCCCAACACGCACGCTAAAACTAGAACTCATCACGCCCATACTGGATGACCGTCCGGTCTATGTCTCTGGGAATTTCTGCAACTGGTCGCCCGATCTCGATGAACTGAAAATGGAGTGCCTAGCACCCGGACATTACCAATTTGTCTTTCCGAAAGACCTTGAACTGCCCGACGAAATCGAGTATAAATATACCCGCGGCGGCTGGGATCAGGTGGAACTCGATAGTAACGGAAATGCGCCCCTGAACCGTTTTGCACCCCTGGACCGTAAGCGGATCAAGGATTTCGTACCTCACTGGAGACGCAACGGTGTTTCGCTCGACTCGGCGCTGTTTCCTATCGTCGAACTTTTGGCCGAGGCATACGACGTACCTGAACTCAAGGTTAAACGTAAAATTCAGGTACTGCTACCTCACAACTACCACGAGCACCCCGACCGGCGCTATCCGGTGCTGTACCTGACCGACGCCCAGAATCTGTTTGGGGCGGGCTCGGCCTATGGTAACTGGGGCATCGATCGCAAATTGGCAGTATTGGCTGCCCGTGACCGGGCCGATGTGATTATTGTGGCCATTGATCATGGTGACAAAGAGCGGATCAATGAATTTTCGCCCTATGATACTCCCCGCAATGGAAAAGGTAAAGGACGGGAATTTCTGCGTTTTATAATCAATACGCTGAAACCGGCTATCGATGCCAAATACCGCACCAAACCGCACCGTCTGCACACGGGGATCGGAGGTAGCTCGCTGGGAGGACTGCTGGCTACGTACGCCGGACTGATGCATCCTGATGTGTTCGGTCGGTTGATGATTTTCTCGCCCTCTTTATGGATATCGCCCCGCATCCATTTCGACGCCATCCACTTCTTCGAGCCGTTCGAAACCCGAATTTATTTGTACGGAGGTAATCGTGAAGGGGCCAATATGGTCAAGAACCTGAAAAGCCTGCACGAAACCATCGAGAAACAAGGCTATGGCTATGATCGGGTAAAAGTCAAGCTGGAAGTTGATCCACAAGGCAAACACAATGAAGCCCGCTGGGGCGAAGAATTTCCTAAGGCGTTGGAGTGGCTATATTATTGA
- a CDS encoding dihydrofolate reductase: MLVSILVAVSNNGVIGRDNQLLWRLPDDLKRFKQLTQGHPIIMGRKTFESIGKPLPGRTSIVITRSPGYIAEGTYVVNSLEEALTVARQHHSEEAFIIGGGEIYRQVQEKKLADRLYITRVLADIEGDTFFEVLDEAKWQLVSEEFHDVDERHPIAFSFNNYSIRDVI, encoded by the coding sequence ATGCTTGTTTCTATTCTTGTTGCCGTATCCAATAACGGAGTGATCGGCCGTGACAACCAATTATTGTGGCGGCTCCCTGACGATCTGAAGCGATTCAAACAATTGACCCAGGGCCACCCGATCATCATGGGCCGTAAAACCTTCGAGTCCATCGGTAAGCCGCTGCCCGGTCGCACGTCCATCGTCATCACCCGTTCGCCCGGCTATATTGCAGAGGGTACCTACGTGGTAAATTCCCTGGAGGAGGCCCTGACCGTAGCCCGGCAGCACCACAGCGAAGAAGCCTTTATCATCGGAGGAGGTGAAATATATCGGCAGGTTCAGGAAAAAAAATTAGCAGATCGCCTCTACATCACAAGAGTACTGGCTGATATTGAAGGAGATACTTTTTTTGAGGTTTTAGATGAGGCAAAATGGCAGCTGGTCAGTGAGGAATTTCATGACGTAGATGAACGCCATCCAATAGCCTTTTCTTTCAACAATTATAGTATAAGAGATGTTATATAA
- the fmt gene encoding methionyl-tRNA formyltransferase, protein MSKPLKIIFMGTPEFAVSSLQLLLDNQCEVVAVITAPDRPAGRGQKLTESPVKQCAVARGIPVLQPEKLKNPEFLATLRSFEADLQVVVAFRMLPEVVWAMPRLGTFNLHASLLPDYRGAAPINWAIMNGETETGVTTFFIEKEIDTGKIIFQEKEAIASDDTAGTLYERLMKQGAQLVLRTVRAIEAGTYPQIPQPAGREGKEAPKLFRETCEIDWNRPAAEIRNFVRGLSPYPAAWTTLNGQFCKLYHVSVVKPDPEPNAEPGDYWSDQKTFLYFRAADAWVAVHDIQVEGKKRMKTEDLLRGFRF, encoded by the coding sequence ATGTCAAAACCGTTGAAAATCATATTTATGGGAACGCCCGAATTTGCCGTTTCCAGCTTGCAACTACTCCTGGATAACCAATGTGAGGTCGTAGCGGTTATCACCGCCCCCGACCGACCGGCTGGCCGTGGGCAAAAACTGACCGAATCGCCCGTGAAGCAGTGTGCGGTAGCCCGGGGTATACCGGTGCTGCAACCCGAAAAACTTAAAAATCCCGAATTTCTGGCTACACTGCGCTCGTTTGAGGCCGATCTGCAGGTCGTCGTGGCATTCCGTATGCTGCCCGAAGTAGTGTGGGCCATGCCACGACTAGGTACCTTCAACTTACACGCCTCGCTGCTGCCCGACTACCGGGGAGCGGCGCCGATCAACTGGGCCATCATGAACGGGGAAACGGAAACCGGCGTGACCACTTTTTTTATAGAAAAAGAAATTGATACGGGCAAGATCATTTTTCAGGAGAAAGAAGCTATTGCGTCCGACGACACGGCAGGTACCCTCTATGAGCGCCTGATGAAACAGGGTGCCCAATTGGTGCTACGCACGGTACGGGCCATCGAAGCGGGTACCTATCCGCAGATTCCTCAGCCCGCCGGGCGGGAAGGCAAGGAGGCACCTAAACTTTTTCGGGAAACGTGTGAAATCGACTGGAACCGCCCGGCAGCTGAGATTCGGAATTTTGTACGGGGATTATCGCCCTACCCAGCCGCCTGGACGACCCTGAACGGTCAATTTTGTAAACTATACCATGTGAGCGTAGTGAAACCTGATCCAGAACCAAACGCCGAACCCGGTGACTACTGGTCCGATCAAAAGACTTTCCTATACTTTCGGGCGGCCGATGCCTGGGTAGCCGTTCATGACATTCAGGTGGAAGGAAAAAAACGGATGAAAACCGAGGACCTCCTGCGGGGTTTCCGATTCTGA
- the greA gene encoding transcription elongation factor GreA, whose amino-acid sequence MAKISYYTEEGLNRLKNELNDMKTKGRTEIARQIAEARDKGDLSENAEYDAAKDAQGLHEMKIAKLEEILSNARVLDESSIDTSLVAVLSTVKLKNKKNGAVMSYTLVSEEEADLKTGKISVGSPIGKGLLGKKVGEAAEIKIPAGTVEFEILEISRG is encoded by the coding sequence ATGGCAAAGATTTCATACTACACCGAAGAAGGCCTCAACCGCCTGAAAAATGAATTAAATGACATGAAAACAAAGGGGCGCACCGAAATCGCCCGCCAGATTGCCGAAGCCCGCGACAAGGGGGACCTGAGTGAAAACGCCGAGTATGATGCCGCTAAGGATGCCCAGGGCCTGCATGAGATGAAAATCGCCAAGCTGGAGGAAATCCTCTCCAATGCCCGGGTCTTGGACGAATCGTCCATCGACACCTCCCTGGTGGCGGTGCTGTCTACGGTCAAGTTGAAAAACAAGAAAAACGGTGCTGTAATGAGCTACACCCTGGTTTCGGAAGAAGAAGCGGATCTGAAAACGGGCAAGATTTCGGTAGGATCGCCCATCGGGAAAGGGCTACTGGGCAAAAAAGTAGGCGAAGCGGCCGAGATCAAGATCCCGGCCGGTACCGTCGAATTTGAAATACTGGAAATCAGCCGAGGCTGA